A stretch of Carnobacterium iners DNA encodes these proteins:
- a CDS encoding YczE/YyaS/YitT family protein: protein MSINWKDFILRSLASIIGITFISFGAALSESMDMGLDPFTALNKGASSLLGFSLGNYQLGLNLIILAIVFFLKRSLIGWGTIYNMILIGYQVSFFGDLFKNFFNIGEINLAIRLIIAVVAIMIFTLGVALYMDTKLGVSPYDAITPVITDRTGWNYTPVRVGQDLFIVLGAYLLAGPVGISTIITGFFAGPLISFFSKKISQPLIEKLGKLS from the coding sequence ATGTCAATCAATTGGAAAGACTTTATTTTACGCTCATTAGCATCTATCATCGGAATTACTTTTATCAGTTTTGGTGCTGCTCTAAGTGAATCAATGGATATGGGATTAGATCCATTTACTGCACTAAACAAAGGTGCTTCATCTTTACTAGGCTTTAGTTTAGGAAACTACCAACTCGGCTTAAATCTTATCATTTTAGCGATTGTATTTTTCTTAAAACGATCGTTAATCGGTTGGGGAACTATTTACAATATGATTTTAATAGGCTATCAAGTTAGTTTTTTTGGTGATCTATTCAAAAACTTTTTTAATATAGGAGAAATAAATTTAGCTATTCGTCTTATCATTGCTGTTGTAGCTATCATGATTTTCACTCTCGGTGTGGCCTTATATATGGATACAAAATTAGGGGTCTCTCCCTACGATGCAATAACACCGGTCATAACTGATCGAACAGGTTGGAACTACACACCTGTTCGAGTAGGACAAGATCTGTTTATCGTTCTAGGAGCTTATTTACTTGCTGGACCTGTCGGAATCTCTACTATTATTACTGGTTTCTTCGCTGGGCCACTTATTTCTTTCTTTTCTAAAAAAATATCTCAGCCACTTATAGAAAAATTAGGAAAACTGTCTTAA